From a region of the Candidatus Amarolinea dominans genome:
- a CDS encoding YwiC-like family protein → MKQSLWQKHIAITQEHGSWVFLFSPLLIGLFAGARWTAASGWLIVAALAVFLFRQPLTVIVKVWSKRRGPQDLAPACFWSAFYGLLALIGLAGLWWEGQAQLAILALPGLPVFVWYLYLVARRAERRQLGVEIVASGVLALAAPAAYWIGRGTPDPMGWWLWALAWFQSAASIVYAGLRLEQRPWKTLPSVRQRLRVAARALAYTWFNLVAVTALVLTDVLPTLLPLPFLLQAVETVYGTLRPAAGIKPTRIGVRQLIVSTLFTVLFIVAWRLSADVS, encoded by the coding sequence TTGAAACAATCGCTGTGGCAAAAGCACATTGCTATCACGCAAGAACATGGTTCGTGGGTATTTCTCTTCAGCCCGCTGCTGATCGGACTGTTTGCCGGCGCCCGCTGGACGGCCGCCTCAGGCTGGCTGATCGTAGCCGCGTTGGCCGTCTTCCTGTTTCGCCAGCCGTTGACGGTCATCGTCAAGGTGTGGAGTAAGCGTCGTGGCCCGCAGGACCTGGCGCCGGCCTGTTTCTGGAGCGCATTCTACGGCTTGCTGGCCTTGATCGGCCTGGCTGGGCTGTGGTGGGAAGGCCAGGCGCAGCTTGCCATCCTGGCCCTGCCGGGTCTGCCTGTCTTTGTGTGGTATCTGTACCTGGTAGCCCGCCGCGCCGAGCGGCGTCAACTCGGCGTCGAGATCGTAGCCAGCGGTGTGCTGGCGCTTGCGGCCCCGGCTGCCTACTGGATTGGCCGCGGAACGCCGGATCCGATGGGCTGGTGGCTTTGGGCGCTGGCCTGGTTCCAATCGGCCGCTTCCATCGTCTATGCCGGCTTGCGTCTGGAGCAGCGCCCGTGGAAGACGCTGCCATCCGTGCGCCAGCGCCTGCGTGTGGCCGCTCGCGCCCTGGCCTATACCTGGTTCAACCTGGTGGCCGTGACCGCGCTGGTGCTGACCGACGTGCTCCCGACCTTGCTACCCCTGCCCTTTCTGCTGCAGGCGGTGGAGACCGTCTACGGCACGCTGCGGCCGGCAGCGGGGATCAAACCGACACGCATCGGTGTGCGCCAGTTGATCGTCAGTACGCTCTTTACCGTGCTCTTCATCGTGGCCTGGCGCCTGTCAGCGGACGTTTCTTGA
- a CDS encoding BON domain-containing protein: MTSPSTIEQTADAVRRALASYPPFRHAAAETAVKTSADRIELYGFVRSEAIANSALALARATAGNVAVTSKLIVDNVLEMEASQRLAADSRTAAFPLRVNAYLGRITIVGVLPAAARKTALDIVQGIPGVRAVEEEEMPLTPVEQPVASLFSALTSPA; the protein is encoded by the coding sequence ATGACATCACCATCCACGATCGAACAGACGGCGGACGCGGTGCGTCGCGCACTGGCGAGCTATCCGCCGTTTCGACATGCGGCCGCGGAGACCGCCGTCAAGACCAGTGCAGACAGAATTGAGTTGTACGGCTTTGTGCGCAGCGAGGCGATTGCGAACAGCGCGCTGGCGCTGGCCCGTGCCACGGCCGGCAATGTCGCGGTGACGAGCAAGCTGATCGTTGACAACGTTCTGGAGATGGAAGCATCTCAGCGCCTGGCCGCCGACAGCCGCACGGCTGCATTTCCGCTGCGTGTCAACGCCTACCTGGGACGCATCACGATTGTGGGCGTCTTACCGGCGGCGGCACGCAAAACAGCTTTAGACATCGTGCAGGGCATCCCCGGGGTGCGGGCCGTGGAGGAGGAGGAAATGCCTCTGACCCCGGTCGAACAACCGGTTGCCAGCCTGTTCAGCGCACTGACCTCACCTGCCTGA
- a CDS encoding DNRLRE domain-containing protein, translating to MLKNKLFLSFLAVSFMLAALLAGLTTFPNSVLAGAAAAHQPEKDVLPGRDGPQPAAHAISPGIYAFEDFGHLDPRRFPIKGSNIIFEWKYLNPAPGVYDWSGIDSWLQTEAGWGLPSGMGITTYSGICCGGNMVPHWVYVEHPSARLTCDQGWTIPKTWDATYQAAYGEFIQALAARYDGDPRLAWVEMGVGTFGETHPTDADFQACAIAAGLTSDLWVQAVESITDLYANAFQRTPLLLQMASVFQHDTERRQFADYAASRGIGLKHNGMLPDNDGVVYDNPAYSFYQAGAFDLMNKWGDRVPIGWESYDYLITGLTGTTWGIFNGLDKHADYMVLASDITTDPDRRAILDFANAHLGSSLLDTPGVWVALRETERTWYPDRGNYEFWLWQNDEAPGGRSTPLWNSGPAPQGRYTRRTDAPANPYLYFDIADGYVALHDGEALDISVTYLDTGADTWELEYPTAATLYQGAGQVRKTNTATWKTVTFTATGARFNNQQPGGGEHPGSDFRLHSRGDGNETIHLVQVKPHNATTPPQTVSLTLQQGRVLDNGRAYAGNRDTALSAAFATRNFGANDVLGVRGNNAGVVLLAFDLETLPKEAPVVVATLRLAVAGRTAPGEITLSASRLLRPWADRYATWQQAAAGSPWTEPGANGLGSDRRAAPESSGPAGDTATWVELDVTAAVRAWQADPLTNRGLALFSADSNATQVNFASAEWPQMEQRPQLVIRYVLPDGAPTPTPTPTASPTSTGVAPTATATATPTPRVRTLQQGLSGYNSVIDTYISSWSPNGIFEGQTKLVVRHPDEFAALIYFDLAGQLPANAQIRKAELKLFSTAATVDTGFYLRAYDLYRNWSVWQVTWLQAHSGTPWGLPGANDTTTDRSPEAEDWGHVFGANTWARLELTEIVQRWAQDPGNNRGLVLKSFANRNVQYEFASSEWPDITYRPSLRIEYLLPGDMPTVTATATACVACTPTATPTATRTATRTVTPTRTPTPGPTATPTATPTVGPSATPTPTPSVTLTPTRTPTPTRTPTPQPTAAPTTVTLQQGLENYGGAADATLHSWYPSSNFGAAPALTLRTGDGAHAALRFDLSALSGLNAAAEIISARLEIFASSQSNSAAQTLTAYALLRPWDEDAVTWLAPRAGETWQTSGASGAADRGVTPLAVAQTAGVGAWVNFDLTAAVAQWAANPAGNYGVLISAGGSTQVEWGYASAQAASVAQRPKLTITYRPRLTAPQTVTIQTGSGASLNQWFPDTNYASDAMLSLRAPAIASVLLRFDLAGALPVGSTIVSATLALYADSSTNQFALTGEVFQLLRPWVSAEATWNRASAAAAWQLAGAQGASDRLTPALASAEVNGVARWFTWNVTGLVTAWQGTPASNLGLLLEASGQAQVQYNLASPLWGVPSQRPKLTIVYLEP from the coding sequence ATGTTGAAGAACAAACTATTCTTATCTTTTCTTGCTGTTTCGTTCATGCTGGCAGCCCTCCTGGCCGGCCTGACGACTTTCCCCAATTCCGTGTTAGCCGGTGCAGCCGCAGCGCATCAGCCGGAAAAAGACGTACTACCAGGCAGGGATGGGCCACAGCCCGCAGCCCATGCCATCTCTCCCGGCATCTACGCGTTCGAGGATTTCGGCCATCTCGATCCACGGCGTTTTCCCATCAAGGGCAGCAACATTATCTTCGAATGGAAATATCTCAACCCGGCGCCGGGCGTCTACGATTGGAGTGGCATTGACAGTTGGCTGCAGACCGAAGCTGGCTGGGGCCTGCCGAGCGGCATGGGCATCACGACCTATTCGGGCATTTGCTGCGGCGGCAACATGGTGCCGCACTGGGTCTATGTCGAACACCCCAGCGCCCGCCTGACCTGCGACCAGGGCTGGACCATTCCCAAGACCTGGGATGCCACCTACCAGGCCGCGTACGGTGAGTTCATCCAGGCGCTGGCCGCCCGTTACGACGGCGATCCTCGCCTGGCCTGGGTGGAGATGGGCGTCGGCACGTTCGGTGAAACGCACCCAACCGACGCCGATTTTCAGGCCTGCGCCATCGCCGCCGGGCTGACCTCCGACCTGTGGGTGCAGGCGGTTGAATCCATCACGGACCTCTACGCCAACGCCTTTCAGCGCACGCCCCTGCTGCTGCAAATGGCGTCTGTCTTTCAGCACGATACCGAACGACGCCAGTTTGCGGACTACGCGGCCAGCCGGGGCATCGGCCTGAAGCACAACGGCATGCTGCCCGACAACGACGGCGTGGTCTACGATAATCCCGCCTACAGCTTTTATCAGGCCGGCGCGTTCGACCTGATGAATAAATGGGGCGACCGCGTACCGATTGGCTGGGAAAGCTACGATTATCTGATCACCGGCTTGACCGGCACCACCTGGGGCATCTTCAACGGCCTGGACAAGCACGCCGACTACATGGTCCTGGCCAGTGACATCACCACCGACCCCGACCGCCGCGCCATTCTTGACTTCGCCAACGCGCACTTAGGCAGCAGCCTGCTGGATACGCCAGGCGTGTGGGTGGCTCTGCGCGAGACGGAACGAACCTGGTATCCCGATCGCGGCAACTACGAATTCTGGCTGTGGCAGAACGATGAGGCGCCCGGCGGCCGCAGCACGCCGCTTTGGAACAGCGGCCCCGCGCCGCAGGGGCGCTACACGCGGCGCACCGACGCACCGGCCAATCCCTATCTCTACTTCGACATCGCCGATGGCTACGTGGCCCTGCATGACGGCGAGGCGCTGGACATCAGCGTGACCTACCTGGATACGGGCGCCGACACCTGGGAGTTGGAATATCCCACCGCCGCCACCCTCTACCAGGGCGCAGGGCAGGTGCGCAAGACCAACACGGCCACCTGGAAGACCGTCACCTTCACGGCGACCGGCGCCAGATTCAATAATCAGCAGCCGGGCGGCGGCGAGCATCCCGGCAGCGATTTTCGCCTGCACAGCCGCGGCGACGGCAACGAAACCATCCACCTGGTGCAGGTCAAACCGCACAACGCCACAACGCCGCCACAAACGGTATCGCTCACCTTGCAGCAGGGGCGAGTGTTGGACAACGGGCGGGCGTACGCGGGCAATCGCGACACGGCGCTGAGTGCAGCCTTTGCCACGCGCAACTTTGGCGCCAATGACGTGCTGGGTGTGCGCGGGAACAACGCCGGCGTCGTCCTGCTGGCCTTTGACTTGGAGACGCTGCCCAAAGAGGCGCCGGTGGTCGTGGCGACCCTGCGCCTGGCCGTGGCCGGACGCACAGCGCCGGGCGAAATCACGCTGAGCGCCAGCCGGCTGCTGCGCCCCTGGGCCGACCGCTACGCCACCTGGCAGCAGGCCGCCGCCGGCTCGCCCTGGACTGAGCCGGGCGCCAACGGTCTGGGCAGCGACCGCCGCGCTGCGCCGGAAAGCAGCGGCCCGGCCGGCGATACCGCCACCTGGGTTGAACTGGATGTCACCGCGGCGGTGCGCGCCTGGCAGGCCGATCCGTTGACCAATCGCGGGCTGGCGCTCTTCAGCGCAGACAGCAATGCGACCCAGGTCAATTTTGCCAGCGCCGAATGGCCCCAAATGGAACAGCGCCCGCAGTTGGTCATCCGCTATGTGCTGCCGGATGGGGCGCCTACCCCAACGCCGACGCCGACGGCCAGCCCCACCAGCACTGGCGTGGCGCCAACGGCCACGGCCACCGCCACGCCCACCCCACGCGTGCGCACCTTGCAGCAGGGCCTCAGCGGCTACAACAGCGTCATTGACACGTACATCAGCAGTTGGAGCCCGAACGGCATTTTCGAGGGGCAAACCAAGCTGGTCGTACGCCATCCTGACGAATTTGCCGCCCTGATCTACTTCGACCTGGCGGGTCAACTGCCGGCCAACGCTCAGATTCGCAAGGCAGAGCTGAAGCTCTTTTCGACCGCGGCCACGGTTGACACCGGATTCTATCTGCGCGCTTATGACCTGTATCGTAACTGGTCGGTCTGGCAGGTCACGTGGCTGCAAGCGCACAGCGGAACGCCCTGGGGACTGCCGGGCGCCAACGACACCACGACCGATCGCTCGCCCGAAGCCGAAGACTGGGGCCACGTCTTCGGCGCCAACACCTGGGCGCGCCTGGAGCTGACCGAGATCGTGCAACGCTGGGCGCAAGATCCCGGCAACAACCGTGGCCTGGTGCTGAAGTCATTTGCCAATCGCAACGTGCAGTATGAATTCGCCAGCAGCGAATGGCCGGATATCACCTATCGCCCCTCGCTGCGTATCGAATACCTGCTGCCGGGCGACATGCCGACCGTGACGGCGACCGCCACGGCCTGTGTGGCCTGCACGCCCACCGCGACCCCAACCGCCACGCGTACCGCCACCCGCACCGTCACCCCGACGCGCACGCCAACGCCTGGCCCGACCGCGACGCCGACCGCCACGCCCACCGTTGGCCCCAGCGCGACGCCAACGCCGACGCCCAGCGTGACGCTGACGCCGACGCGCACACCCACGCCGACGCGGACGCCCACGCCACAACCGACCGCCGCCCCAACCACGGTCACGCTTCAGCAGGGCCTGGAAAACTATGGCGGCGCGGCCGATGCCACGCTGCACAGTTGGTATCCCAGCAGCAACTTTGGCGCGGCGCCGGCCTTGACTTTGCGCACGGGCGATGGCGCACACGCCGCGCTGCGCTTCGATCTCAGCGCCCTGTCCGGGCTGAACGCCGCAGCCGAGATCATCAGCGCCCGCCTGGAGATTTTCGCCAGCAGCCAGAGCAACAGCGCCGCGCAGACATTGACCGCCTACGCGCTTCTACGACCCTGGGACGAGGATGCCGTCACCTGGCTGGCGCCGCGTGCCGGGGAGACCTGGCAGACGTCTGGCGCCAGTGGTGCGGCCGACCGGGGCGTCACGCCGTTGGCCGTGGCGCAGACGGCCGGCGTGGGCGCCTGGGTCAACTTCGACCTGACCGCCGCGGTGGCGCAGTGGGCGGCCAATCCGGCGGGCAACTACGGTGTGCTGATCAGCGCCGGCGGCAGCACGCAGGTGGAGTGGGGCTACGCCAGCGCGCAGGCGGCGTCCGTCGCACAGCGCCCCAAGCTGACGATCACCTACCGCCCGCGGCTGACGGCGCCACAAACGGTCACAATCCAGACCGGCAGCGGCGCCAGTCTCAACCAGTGGTTCCCGGACACCAATTACGCCAGCGATGCCATGCTCAGTCTGCGCGCACCGGCCATCGCCAGCGTGCTCCTGCGCTTCGATCTCGCCGGCGCGCTGCCCGTTGGCAGTACGATTGTCAGCGCCACACTGGCCCTCTACGCGGACAGCAGTACGAACCAATTTGCCCTGACCGGAGAGGTTTTTCAACTGCTGCGACCGTGGGTGAGCGCCGAGGCTACCTGGAATCGGGCCAGCGCGGCCGCGGCCTGGCAGCTGGCGGGTGCGCAGGGCGCCAGCGATCGCCTGACGCCCGCGCTGGCGAGCGCCGAGGTCAATGGGGTGGCGCGTTGGTTTACCTGGAATGTGACCGGCCTGGTGACCGCCTGGCAGGGGACGCCTGCATCCAACCTGGGACTGCTGCTGGAAGCCAGCGGTCAGGCGCAGGTGCAGTACAATCTCGCCTCGCCTCTGTGGGGCGTGCCGTCGCAGCGGCCCAAACTGACGATCGTGTACCTGGAGCCGTAG